A window from Vigna angularis cultivar LongXiaoDou No.4 chromosome 7, ASM1680809v1, whole genome shotgun sequence encodes these proteins:
- the LOC108337717 gene encoding indole-3-pyruvate monooxygenase YUCCA6 isoform X1 — protein sequence MHSWMDNCLRELEGKQAHDLLFIEKMKNYSSQSSSCSRERCVWVPGPVIVGAGPSGLATAAYLKEKGVPSLILERYNCIASLWQLKTYDRLHLHLPKQFCELPLMGFPCDFPTYPTKQQFIEYLERYAERFAIRPRFNESVRHAEFDGSLGFWKVRSFNREVATEFVCRWLIVATGENAEAVVPEIEGMGEFGGTVKHTSLYKSGEEFRGKRVLVVGCGNSGMEVCLDLCNHNATPSLVVRDTVHILPREMLGKSTFGLSMWLLKWLPIRFVDQFLLIVSWFMLGDTARFGLDRPKLGPLQLKNLSGKTPVLDVGTLAKIKSGHIKHAVVVVLLQHFPLTEHANTIYCLLQVRPGIKRLKRYTVEFVDRRTENFDAIILATGYKSNVPYWLKEGDMFSKKDGFPTKPFPNGWKGENGLYAVGFTKRGLLGTSMDAKRIAEDIERCWKAKHSTTFSLSLNVPRSNS from the exons ATGCATTCTTGGATGGACAATTGCTTGAGAGAGCTAGAGGGGAAGCAAGCACATGACCTTTTATTcatagagaaaatgaagaattatTCATCACAAAGTAGTAGTTGTAGTAGAGAGAGATGTGTGTGGGTGCCAGGGCCAGTGATTGTGGGAGCAGGGCCTTCAGGGCTTGCAACAGCAGCATACCTGAAAGAGAAAGGAGTTCCAAGCCTAATCCTAGAGCGATACAACTGCATAGCATCGTTGTGGCAACTCAAGACCTATGACAGGCTTCACCTCCACTTGCCAAAGCAGTTTTGTGAACTCCCCTTGATGGGGTTCCCTTGTGACTTCCCAACATACCCGACAAAGCAACAGTTCATAGAATACTTGGAGAGGTATGCTGAAAGGTTTGCCATTAGGCCAAGGTTCAATGAGAGCGTTAGGCATGCTGAATTTGATGGCAGTCTTGGGTTTTGGAAGGTGAGGAGTTTTAACAGGGAGGTGGCAACAGAGTTTGTGTGTAGGTGGCTGATTGTGGCCACCGGGGAGAATGCAGAGGCAGTGGTGCCTGAGATTGAGGGAATGGGGGAGTTTGGTGGGACCGTAAAGCACACAAGTCTTTACAAGAGTGGGGAAGAGTTTCGAGGGAAGAGAGTGTTGGTGGTTGGGTGTGGGAATTCTGGGATGGAAGTGTGCTTGGATCTTTGCAACCACAATGCTACTCCTTCTCTTGTGGTCAGAGATACA GTACATATCTTACCACGAGAGATGCTGGGAAAATCAACTTTTGGGTTGTCCATGTGGTTGCTCAAGTGGCTTCCAATTCGGTTTGTAGATCAGTTTCTTCTCATAGTGTCATGGTTCATGCTTGGTGACACCGCTCGGTTCGGATTGGACCGGCCAAAATTGGGTCCCCTTCAACTCAAAAACCTCTCCGGAAAGACACCAGTGCTTGATGTGGGTACCCTTGCCAAGATCAAAAGTGGACATATAAAG CATGCAGTAGTAGTAGTACTACTACAACACTTTCCACTCACTGAGCATGCCAACACAATATATTGCCTGCTGCAGGTGCGACCAGGCATCAAGCGGTTAAAACGTTATACAGTTGAATTTGTTGATAGAAGGACAGAGAATTTTGATGCCATCATATTGGCAACTGGTTACAAAAGTAATGTCCCCTATTGGCTAAAG GAAGGGGATATGTTCTCGAAGAAAGATGGGTTTCCAACGAAGCCATTTCCAAATGGATGGAAAGGTGAGAATGGACTCTATGCAGTTGGTTTCACCAAACGTGGCCTTCTTGGTACATCAATGGATGCCAAGAGAATAGCTGAAGACATCGAAAGATGTTGGAAAGCAAAGCATAGCACCACTTTTTCCCTCTCACTTAATGTTCCACGATCAAATTCAtga
- the LOC108337717 gene encoding indole-3-pyruvate monooxygenase YUCCA6 isoform X2 gives MHSWMDNCLRELEGKQAHDLLFIEKMKNYSSQSSSCSRERCVWVPGPVIVGAGPSGLATAAYLKEKGVPSLILERYNCIASLWQLKTYDRLHLHLPKQFCELPLMGFPCDFPTYPTKQQFIEYLERYAERFAIRPRFNESVRHAEFDGSLGFWKVRSFNREVATEFVCRWLIVATGENAEAVVPEIEGMGEFGGTVKHTSLYKSGEEFRGKRVLVVGCGNSGMEVCLDLCNHNATPSLVVRDTVHILPREMLGKSTFGLSMWLLKWLPIRFVDQFLLIVSWFMLGDTARFGLDRPKLGPLQLKNLSGKTPVLDVGTLAKIKSGHIKVRPGIKRLKRYTVEFVDRRTENFDAIILATGYKSNVPYWLKEGDMFSKKDGFPTKPFPNGWKGENGLYAVGFTKRGLLGTSMDAKRIAEDIERCWKAKHSTTFSLSLNVPRSNS, from the exons ATGCATTCTTGGATGGACAATTGCTTGAGAGAGCTAGAGGGGAAGCAAGCACATGACCTTTTATTcatagagaaaatgaagaattatTCATCACAAAGTAGTAGTTGTAGTAGAGAGAGATGTGTGTGGGTGCCAGGGCCAGTGATTGTGGGAGCAGGGCCTTCAGGGCTTGCAACAGCAGCATACCTGAAAGAGAAAGGAGTTCCAAGCCTAATCCTAGAGCGATACAACTGCATAGCATCGTTGTGGCAACTCAAGACCTATGACAGGCTTCACCTCCACTTGCCAAAGCAGTTTTGTGAACTCCCCTTGATGGGGTTCCCTTGTGACTTCCCAACATACCCGACAAAGCAACAGTTCATAGAATACTTGGAGAGGTATGCTGAAAGGTTTGCCATTAGGCCAAGGTTCAATGAGAGCGTTAGGCATGCTGAATTTGATGGCAGTCTTGGGTTTTGGAAGGTGAGGAGTTTTAACAGGGAGGTGGCAACAGAGTTTGTGTGTAGGTGGCTGATTGTGGCCACCGGGGAGAATGCAGAGGCAGTGGTGCCTGAGATTGAGGGAATGGGGGAGTTTGGTGGGACCGTAAAGCACACAAGTCTTTACAAGAGTGGGGAAGAGTTTCGAGGGAAGAGAGTGTTGGTGGTTGGGTGTGGGAATTCTGGGATGGAAGTGTGCTTGGATCTTTGCAACCACAATGCTACTCCTTCTCTTGTGGTCAGAGATACA GTACATATCTTACCACGAGAGATGCTGGGAAAATCAACTTTTGGGTTGTCCATGTGGTTGCTCAAGTGGCTTCCAATTCGGTTTGTAGATCAGTTTCTTCTCATAGTGTCATGGTTCATGCTTGGTGACACCGCTCGGTTCGGATTGGACCGGCCAAAATTGGGTCCCCTTCAACTCAAAAACCTCTCCGGAAAGACACCAGTGCTTGATGTGGGTACCCTTGCCAAGATCAAAAGTGGACATATAAAG GTGCGACCAGGCATCAAGCGGTTAAAACGTTATACAGTTGAATTTGTTGATAGAAGGACAGAGAATTTTGATGCCATCATATTGGCAACTGGTTACAAAAGTAATGTCCCCTATTGGCTAAAG GAAGGGGATATGTTCTCGAAGAAAGATGGGTTTCCAACGAAGCCATTTCCAAATGGATGGAAAGGTGAGAATGGACTCTATGCAGTTGGTTTCACCAAACGTGGCCTTCTTGGTACATCAATGGATGCCAAGAGAATAGCTGAAGACATCGAAAGATGTTGGAAAGCAAAGCATAGCACCACTTTTTCCCTCTCACTTAATGTTCCACGATCAAATTCAtga
- the LOC108337717 gene encoding indole-3-pyruvate monooxygenase YUCCA6 isoform X3, translated as MHSWMDNCLRELEGKQAHDLLFIEKMKNYSSQSSSCSRERCVWVPGPVIVGAGPSGLATAAYLKEKGVPSLILERYNCIASLWQLKTYDRLHLHLPKQFCELPLMGFPCDFPTYPTKQQFIEYLERYAERFAIRPRFNESVRHAEFDGSLGFWKVRSFNREVATEFVCRWLIVATGENAEAVVPEIEGMGEFGGTVKHTSLYKSGEEFRGKRVLVVGCGNSGMEVCLDLCNHNATPSLVVRDTVHILPREMLGKSTFGLSMWLLKWLPIRFVDQFLLIVSWFMLGDTARFGLDRPKLGPLQLKNLSGKTPVLDVGTLAKIKSGHIKRYFCIRNIFHIVVRLQSNQKAL; from the exons ATGCATTCTTGGATGGACAATTGCTTGAGAGAGCTAGAGGGGAAGCAAGCACATGACCTTTTATTcatagagaaaatgaagaattatTCATCACAAAGTAGTAGTTGTAGTAGAGAGAGATGTGTGTGGGTGCCAGGGCCAGTGATTGTGGGAGCAGGGCCTTCAGGGCTTGCAACAGCAGCATACCTGAAAGAGAAAGGAGTTCCAAGCCTAATCCTAGAGCGATACAACTGCATAGCATCGTTGTGGCAACTCAAGACCTATGACAGGCTTCACCTCCACTTGCCAAAGCAGTTTTGTGAACTCCCCTTGATGGGGTTCCCTTGTGACTTCCCAACATACCCGACAAAGCAACAGTTCATAGAATACTTGGAGAGGTATGCTGAAAGGTTTGCCATTAGGCCAAGGTTCAATGAGAGCGTTAGGCATGCTGAATTTGATGGCAGTCTTGGGTTTTGGAAGGTGAGGAGTTTTAACAGGGAGGTGGCAACAGAGTTTGTGTGTAGGTGGCTGATTGTGGCCACCGGGGAGAATGCAGAGGCAGTGGTGCCTGAGATTGAGGGAATGGGGGAGTTTGGTGGGACCGTAAAGCACACAAGTCTTTACAAGAGTGGGGAAGAGTTTCGAGGGAAGAGAGTGTTGGTGGTTGGGTGTGGGAATTCTGGGATGGAAGTGTGCTTGGATCTTTGCAACCACAATGCTACTCCTTCTCTTGTGGTCAGAGATACA GTACATATCTTACCACGAGAGATGCTGGGAAAATCAACTTTTGGGTTGTCCATGTGGTTGCTCAAGTGGCTTCCAATTCGGTTTGTAGATCAGTTTCTTCTCATAGTGTCATGGTTCATGCTTGGTGACACCGCTCGGTTCGGATTGGACCGGCCAAAATTGGGTCCCCTTCAACTCAAAAACCTCTCCGGAAAGACACCAGTGCTTGATGTGGGTACCCTTGCCAAGATCAAAAGTGGACATATAAAG CGTTACTTTTGTATTCGCAACATCTTTCATATTGTTGTGCGCTTACAATCAAATCAGAAGGCTTTATAA